In Nostoc sp. GT001, a genomic segment contains:
- a CDS encoding calcium-binding protein yields the protein MAIINGTNFNDNNTINGSPFIFRPALNGGAGSDILNGNGGDDILNGGAGSDILNGNAGDDSLNGDAGSDILNGNLGSDTLNGNAGSDILNGNLGSDILTGGAGNDTLNGGAGSDILTGGAGTDSLTGGAGNDIFDFNSVSDSPTGLSRDVIADFVGNGIFAGDQIDLSTIDANSSVAGNQAFTFIGAGVFSAARQIRYSGGILQANTDGDLSAEFEIGLTGAPSLVASDIIL from the coding sequence ATGGCAATTATCAACGGTACCAATTTTAATGACAACAATACCATCAACGGTTCCCCATTTATCTTTCGCCCTGCCCTAAATGGGGGTGCTGGCAGCGATATCCTTAACGGCAATGGCGGCGACGATATCTTAAATGGCGGTGCTGGCAGCGATATCCTTAACGGGAATGCCGGCGACGATAGCCTAAATGGCGATGCTGGCAGCGATATCCTCAACGGCAATCTCGGCAGCGATACCCTTAACGGTAATGCTGGCAGTGATATCCTAAATGGTAATCTCGGCAGCGATATCCTCACTGGCGGGGCTGGCAACGATACCCTAAATGGCGGTGCTGGCAGCGATATCCTCACTGGCGGTGCTGGGACTGATTCTCTTACTGGCGGTGCTGGCAACGATATTTTCGATTTCAATTCAGTTTCAGATAGTCCTACTGGTTTGTCACGAGATGTTATCGCTGACTTCGTTGGAAACGGTATCTTTGCAGGCGATCAAATCGATCTATCTACCATTGATGCTAACTCCAGTGTAGCGGGCAACCAAGCCTTCACTTTCATCGGGGCTGGCGTATTCTCAGCAGCCCGTCAGATTCGTTATTCAGGAGGTATTCTTCAAGCTAACACTGATGGGGATCTGTCGGCTGAGTTTGAGATTGGACTGACAGGAGCACCATCACTAGTGGCAAGCGACATTATCCTCTAA